In one window of Candidatus Avedoeria danica DNA:
- a CDS encoding DNA-directed RNA polymerase subunit beta → MAKKHVEVQQLEDGISLANVSPAGSAGGGAPLRVRRQYARIRNHLAPPPLILVQVDSFDWFRQHGLTELFHEISPIVSFNKNLELHFVGHRFDEPKYGVVDCREMDMTYSAPLWVTVRLINRATGEIQEQEVFMGDFPMMTDNGTFVINGAERVVVSQLIRSPGVYFSADKDLTTGRSLASAKLIPNRGAWLEFETSKRDVVSVKIDRKRKFPVTSLLRAVGFGNNEELLALFSTVDDSEDHPFISTTLEKDPTTDEEDAVLDIFRKLRPGDPPTIDNARTFLSSMLFNERRYDLGRVGRYKLDRKLHLRPGQKRAVPLDEPRPLTLTRDDLRAVVAHMLEINNEREHPDDIDHLGNRRVKTVGELIQNQLRVGLLRMERVVRERMSTRDPDQVTPLGLINIRPVVAATREFFGGSQLSQFMDQTNPLGELTHKRRLSALGPGGLRRERAGFDVRDVHHSHYGRICPIETPEGPNIGLIGSLATYARVNDYGFIETPYRRVRNMVAGTVEGLLGRALREDVTDKAGKIVGAAGKRIDKALAAKLAALDLAEIPVVPFVIESEEVEYLTADVEDHYSVAQANSPLNDEGEFVEAQVTVRREDRFLLRRPENVDFMDVDPKQIVSVSTSLIPFLEHDDANRALMGSNMLRQGVPLVKPEAPIVGTGMEGPVAINSGHVAVTEAAGEVISVTGDRILVREVGGGIRVYNLTKFMRSNASTTIDQRPIVHQGDLVQAGDVLADSSSTEKGELALGQNVRVAFLSWEGGNYEDAILISEDVVRQDKFTSIHVEKHEIEARDTKLGPEEITRDIPNVGDEALKDLDEEGVIRVGAEVQPGDILVGKITPKGETDLTPEEKLLRAIFGEKAREVKDSSLRLPHGERGKVVSIRSFDRDDAIELSAGVERLVRVSVAQRRKVNEGDKMAGRHGNKGVISQVVPLEDMPFLEDGTPIEIMLNPLGVPGRMNIGQILETHLGWAADRLGFSVMTSVFDGARESDIAAELARAWLIDTAWREVTDRAFAWLDEQDQANASFADDDEVRALFLDSWLPDGDRERLWSDEGYARRAALAQWLVSEGYDPTSMLRFEDDAEQGDLREAANHAAIDACLRLWVLRTLAERDEKPSFDVAKAGGEKLLAEVRAVATRLHVPLPIAGKQRLYDGKSGEPYDEAVTVGIIYMMKLAHLVEDKVHARSTGPYSLVTQQPLGGKAQFGGQRFGEMEVWALEAYGAAHTLQEMLTIKSDDVTGRVKTYEAIVKGEEIQDPGAPESFRVLVKELQSLGLSVKVLDSEGDEISLGREHEDDRGPRLGLGLRLPPNRRAADVGED, encoded by the coding sequence ATGGCGAAGAAGCACGTGGAAGTTCAGCAGCTCGAGGACGGCATCTCGCTGGCGAACGTATCGCCCGCGGGGAGTGCCGGCGGCGGTGCGCCGCTGCGGGTGCGCAGGCAGTACGCCCGCATCCGCAACCACTTGGCGCCGCCCCCGCTGATCCTGGTGCAGGTCGACTCCTTCGACTGGTTCAGGCAGCACGGGCTGACCGAGCTGTTCCACGAGATCTCGCCGATCGTCAGCTTCAACAAGAACCTCGAGCTGCACTTCGTCGGCCACCGATTCGACGAGCCCAAGTACGGCGTCGTCGACTGCCGCGAGATGGATATGACCTACAGCGCGCCGTTGTGGGTGACGGTCCGGCTCATCAACCGCGCCACGGGTGAGATCCAGGAGCAGGAAGTCTTCATGGGGGACTTCCCGATGATGACCGACAACGGCACCTTCGTCATCAACGGCGCCGAGCGCGTCGTCGTCAGCCAGCTGATTCGCTCGCCGGGCGTCTACTTCAGCGCCGACAAGGACCTGACGACGGGCCGATCGCTCGCTTCGGCCAAGCTGATCCCGAACCGCGGGGCTTGGCTCGAGTTCGAGACGTCCAAGCGCGATGTCGTGAGCGTGAAGATCGACCGCAAGCGGAAGTTCCCGGTCACGTCGCTCCTCCGCGCCGTCGGGTTCGGCAACAACGAGGAGCTGCTCGCGCTCTTCAGCACCGTCGACGACAGCGAGGATCACCCGTTCATCTCGACGACGCTCGAGAAGGACCCGACGACGGACGAGGAAGATGCCGTTCTCGACATCTTCCGCAAGCTGCGCCCGGGCGACCCGCCCACAATCGACAACGCCCGGACGTTCCTGTCCAGCATGCTCTTCAACGAGCGCCGCTACGACCTCGGGCGCGTCGGGCGCTACAAGCTGGACCGCAAGCTCCACCTCCGCCCCGGCCAGAAGCGCGCCGTGCCGCTGGACGAGCCGCGCCCGCTGACGCTCACGCGCGACGACCTGCGCGCTGTCGTCGCGCACATGCTCGAGATCAACAACGAGCGCGAGCACCCGGACGACATCGACCACCTCGGCAACCGGCGGGTGAAGACCGTCGGCGAGCTCATCCAGAACCAGCTGCGCGTCGGCCTGCTCCGGATGGAGCGCGTCGTGCGCGAGCGGATGAGCACGCGGGACCCGGATCAGGTCACGCCGCTTGGGCTGATCAACATCCGGCCCGTCGTCGCCGCGACGCGAGAGTTCTTCGGCGGCTCGCAGCTGTCGCAGTTCATGGACCAGACGAACCCGCTCGGCGAGCTGACGCACAAGCGGCGCTTGTCGGCGCTCGGCCCGGGCGGCCTTCGCCGCGAGCGGGCCGGATTCGACGTCCGCGACGTCCACCACTCGCACTACGGTCGGATCTGCCCGATCGAGACGCCCGAAGGTCCGAACATCGGCCTCATCGGCAGCTTGGCCACGTATGCGCGCGTGAACGACTACGGCTTCATCGAGACGCCGTACCGTCGCGTGCGGAACATGGTGGCGGGTACGGTCGAGGGGCTGCTCGGCCGCGCGCTGCGCGAAGACGTGACGGACAAGGCCGGCAAGATCGTCGGCGCCGCCGGCAAGCGGATCGACAAGGCGCTGGCAGCCAAGCTCGCGGCGCTCGATCTGGCGGAGATCCCGGTGGTGCCGTTCGTCATCGAGTCGGAGGAGGTCGAGTACCTCACGGCCGACGTCGAAGATCACTACTCGGTCGCCCAGGCGAACAGCCCGCTCAACGACGAGGGCGAGTTCGTCGAGGCGCAGGTGACGGTGCGACGCGAGGACCGATTCCTCCTTCGCCGGCCCGAGAACGTCGACTTCATGGACGTGGACCCCAAGCAGATCGTCAGCGTCAGCACGTCGCTCATCCCCTTCCTCGAGCACGACGACGCGAACCGCGCGCTGATGGGCTCGAACATGCTCCGGCAGGGCGTGCCACTCGTGAAGCCCGAGGCGCCGATCGTCGGGACGGGCATGGAAGGGCCGGTGGCGATCAACAGCGGGCACGTGGCCGTGACCGAGGCGGCGGGCGAGGTGATCAGCGTCACCGGCGATCGGATCCTGGTGCGCGAGGTGGGCGGCGGAATCCGGGTCTACAACCTGACGAAGTTCATGCGCTCCAACGCGTCGACGACGATCGACCAGCGGCCGATCGTCCATCAGGGCGATCTGGTGCAGGCCGGCGACGTCCTCGCCGACTCGTCGTCGACCGAGAAGGGCGAGCTCGCGCTCGGCCAGAACGTCCGGGTGGCCTTCCTGAGCTGGGAAGGCGGCAACTACGAGGACGCGATCCTGATCAGCGAGGACGTCGTCCGCCAGGACAAGTTCACGTCGATCCACGTCGAGAAGCACGAGATCGAGGCGCGTGACACCAAGCTCGGTCCCGAGGAGATCACGCGCGACATCCCGAACGTCGGCGACGAGGCGCTCAAGGATCTCGACGAAGAGGGCGTGATCCGCGTCGGCGCCGAGGTGCAGCCGGGCGACATCCTGGTGGGCAAGATCACGCCGAAGGGCGAGACGGATCTGACGCCCGAGGAGAAGCTGCTGCGCGCGATCTTCGGCGAGAAGGCGCGCGAGGTGAAGGATTCGTCCTTGCGCCTGCCGCACGGTGAGCGGGGCAAGGTCGTCAGCATCCGCAGCTTCGACCGCGACGATGCGATCGAGCTCTCGGCCGGTGTGGAGCGCTTGGTCCGCGTCAGCGTCGCGCAGCGCCGCAAGGTGAACGAGGGCGACAAGATGGCCGGGCGGCACGGCAACAAGGGCGTGATCAGCCAGGTCGTGCCGCTCGAGGACATGCCGTTCCTCGAGGACGGCACGCCGATCGAGATCATGCTCAACCCGCTCGGCGTGCCGGGCCGGATGAACATCGGCCAGATCCTGGAGACGCATCTTGGCTGGGCCGCCGACCGGCTGGGCTTCAGCGTGATGACGTCCGTGTTCGACGGTGCGCGCGAAAGCGACATCGCCGCCGAGCTGGCGCGCGCATGGCTGATCGACACCGCGTGGCGCGAGGTCACCGACCGGGCGTTCGCGTGGCTGGACGAACAGGACCAGGCGAACGCCTCCTTCGCCGACGACGACGAGGTGCGCGCGCTCTTCCTCGACTCGTGGCTGCCCGACGGCGACCGCGAGCGGCTCTGGAGCGACGAGGGCTATGCGCGCCGCGCCGCGCTGGCGCAGTGGCTCGTGTCCGAAGGATATGATCCCACCTCGATGTTGCGCTTCGAAGACGACGCCGAGCAGGGAGATCTGCGCGAGGCGGCCAACCACGCGGCCATCGACGCCTGCCTGCGGCTGTGGGTGTTGCGCACGCTGGCCGAGCGGGACGAGAAGCCGTCGTTCGACGTGGCGAAGGCCGGCGGCGAGAAGCTGCTGGCCGAGGTGCGCGCCGTGGCGACACGGCTGCACGTGCCGCTGCCGATCGCGGGCAAGCAGCGCCTGTACGACGGCAAGTCCGGTGAGCCGTACGACGAGGCGGTGACGGTGGGCATTATCTATATGATGAAGCTGGCCCACCTCGTCGAGGACAAGGTCCATGCTCGTTCGACCGGCCCGTACTCGCTCGTGACGCAGCAGCCGCTCGGCGGCAAGGCGCAGTTCGGCGGCCAGCGCTTCGGCGAGATGGAGGTTTGGGCGCTCGAGGCGTACGGCGCGGCGCACACGCTGCAGGAGATGCTCACGATCAAGTCGGACGACGTGACCGGACGGGTCAAGACGTACGAGGCGATCGTCAAGGGTGAGGAGATCCAGGACCCGGGCGCGCCGGAGAGCTTCCGTGTGCTCGTGAAGGAACTCCAGAGCCTCGGGCTGTCGGTCAAGGTCCTGGACTCGGAGGGCGACGAGATCTCCCTCGGCCGCGAGCACGAGGACGATCGCGGCCCGCGCCTCGGCCTTGGCCTGCGATTGCCCCCGAACCGCCGCGCGGCGGACGTCGGCGAGGACTGA
- the rpsS gene encoding 30S ribosomal protein S19, with product MSRSLKKGPFCETKLLARIDALNATNDKRVIRTWSRASMIFPQMVGHTIAVHNGRLHVPVYVTENMVGHKLGEFAPTRTFKGHSFKEKAAKVRR from the coding sequence ATGTCACGCTCGTTGAAAAAGGGCCCGTTCTGCGAAACGAAGCTGTTGGCGCGAATCGACGCGCTGAACGCGACGAACGACAAGCGCGTGATCCGCACGTGGTCGCGGGCCAGCATGATCTTTCCGCAGATGGTCGGTCACACGATCGCCGTTCACAACGGGCGCTTGCACGTGCCGGTGTACGTGACCGAGAACATGGTGGGGCACAAGCTGGGCGAGTTCGCCCCGACCCGCACGTTCAAGGGGCACAGCTTCAAGGAAAAAGCCGCCAAAGTGCGGCGGTAG
- the rplD gene encoding 50S ribosomal protein L4: protein MQAPLFDGSGAQIGQRELPDYVFGIEPNRAVMHQALVRQLANARQGTHSTLHRGEVNRTRKKLYRQKGTGGARHGDRKSPIFVGGGKVHTPKPRDYSVRMPRQMRRLALRSALSAKAQADAITLVDGLAMDVPKTKEMALLLDKLTGGATTLLLLAGRNMEVERSVRNLAHVKYLHSGYLNVRDLLGYDRILMPLSALDAVVAHLDDTRVPAGMEGDDA, encoded by the coding sequence ATGCAGGCACCGCTCTTTGATGGCAGCGGCGCGCAGATCGGCCAGCGGGAGCTGCCGGACTACGTCTTCGGCATCGAGCCGAACCGGGCCGTCATGCACCAGGCGCTCGTCCGCCAGTTGGCGAACGCGCGGCAGGGAACGCACTCGACGCTTCATCGCGGCGAGGTGAACCGGACGCGCAAGAAGCTCTATCGCCAGAAGGGCACGGGCGGGGCGCGGCATGGCGATCGCAAGTCGCCGATCTTCGTCGGCGGCGGCAAGGTCCACACGCCGAAGCCGCGCGACTACTCCGTGCGGATGCCGCGTCAGATGCGACGGCTGGCCCTTCGATCGGCGCTCTCCGCCAAGGCACAGGCGGACGCGATCACGCTCGTCGACGGCCTGGCGATGGACGTGCCCAAGACGAAGGAAATGGCGTTGCTCCTCGACAAGCTGACCGGCGGCGCGACGACGCTCCTGCTGTTGGCGGGCCGGAACATGGAAGTCGAGCGCTCGGTGCGGAACCTGGCGCATGTGAAGTACCTGCACTCGGGTTATCTGAACGTGCGCGACCTGCTCGGGTACGACCGGATCCTGATGCCGCTCTCGGCGCTCGACGCCGTCGTCGCGCACTTGGACGACACCCGTGTGCCCGCTGGAATGGAGGGGGACGATGCATAA
- the rplB gene encoding 50S ribosomal protein L2 yields MPIKVYKPTSPGRRGMLGYSFDEITRSTPERSLLEPLPRNGGRSHGRVTVRHRGGGHKRRYRVIDFKRNKFGVPGTIATIEYDPNRTARIALVHYADGEKRYIVAPVGLRVGDPVMSGPTAEIKVGNALPLRSIPLGTMIHNVELYKGKGGQLVRSAGASAQLLAKDGDYAQLRMPSGEVRKIRMECLATVGQVGNVEHGNIKLGKAGRSRWLGRKPAVRGSAMDPGSHPHGGGEGKTGIGLKHPKTPWGKPALGFRTRSNKTTDPFIVRRRRKKGR; encoded by the coding sequence ATGCCGATCAAGGTATACAAGCCAACGTCCCCCGGCCGGCGGGGAATGCTCGGCTACAGCTTCGACGAGATCACGCGCAGCACGCCCGAGCGCTCGCTGCTCGAGCCGCTGCCGCGCAACGGTGGGCGATCACACGGGCGCGTGACGGTGCGGCACCGCGGCGGGGGTCACAAGCGCCGCTACCGCGTCATCGACTTCAAGCGCAACAAGTTCGGCGTGCCGGGGACGATCGCTACGATCGAATACGATCCGAACCGCACGGCGCGCATCGCCTTGGTCCATTACGCGGACGGCGAGAAGCGCTATATCGTCGCCCCGGTCGGCCTCCGGGTCGGCGACCCGGTGATGAGCGGCCCCACCGCCGAGATCAAGGTCGGCAACGCGCTGCCGCTGCGGAGCATCCCGCTCGGCACGATGATCCACAATGTCGAGCTCTACAAGGGCAAGGGCGGTCAGCTCGTGCGCTCGGCCGGCGCATCCGCCCAGCTGCTTGCCAAGGACGGCGACTATGCGCAGTTGCGCATGCCGTCGGGCGAGGTGCGCAAGATCCGGATGGAGTGCCTGGCCACGGTCGGCCAGGTCGGCAACGTGGAGCACGGCAACATCAAGCTCGGCAAGGCGGGCCGGTCGCGCTGGCTCGGCCGCAAGCCGGCCGTCCGCGGCTCGGCGATGGATCCGGGCAGCCACCCGCACGGTGGTGGCGAGGGGAAGACCGGCATCGGGTTGAAGCACCCGAAGACGCCGTGGGGCAAGCCGGCGCTCGGCTTCCGCACGCGATCGAACAAGACGACCGATCCATTCATCGTGCGGCGTCGCCGCAAGAAGGGCCGCTAG
- the rplW gene encoding 50S ribosomal protein L23 yields the protein MHKYDVLVRPISTEKADVLTARFNQYVFEVARGANKRQIKEAIEGIFQVTVADVRTMVIAGQVKRWGRHLSRSSTWKKAIVTLAPGDVIDLAV from the coding sequence ATGCATAAGTACGACGTCCTCGTCCGACCGATCAGCACCGAGAAGGCCGACGTCCTGACGGCGCGCTTCAACCAGTACGTCTTCGAGGTGGCCAGGGGCGCGAACAAGCGCCAGATCAAAGAGGCCATCGAGGGGATCTTCCAGGTGACGGTCGCGGACGTTCGGACGATGGTCATCGCCGGACAGGTGAAGCGTTGGGGTCGACACCTATCGCGGTCGTCGACGTGGAAGAAGGCCATTGTGACGCTCGCGCCGGGCGACGTCATCGACCTGGCCGTTTAG
- the fusA gene encoding elongation factor G, giving the protein MADENLSRTRNIGIIAHIDAGKTTTSERILYYTGRTYKIGEVHDGTATMDWMAQERERGITITAAATTAEWEGHKINLIDTPGHIDFTVEVQRSLRVLDGGVVVFDAVAGVEPQSETVWRQADKYEVPRICFVNKMDRTGADMDRTVQMIIDRLGAKPVRIQMPIGIEADYIGLIDLVEMRQWVWTDEDLGAKPEIGDVEPRLLAEAEAQREKLVEGVAEFDDELMMMFLDGQHPDAPTLKRAIRRATLANAVVPVLCGTALRNKGVQPLLDAVIDYLPSPVDVPPVTGTEPGEGVELVRNPDKNEPFCALVFKIVTDPFVGKLAFIRVYSGAVNTGDKILNVSRNRTERLGRLVLMHANSREEIKGVTAGDIAAIIGPKDLTTGDTLCDPDKPIMLEPIEFPDPVIHVAIEPKSKADNDKMIEAMARLAEEDPTFQIRNDQETGQTLIYGMGELHLEVFVDRMRREFRVQANVGRPQVAYRETITQPALKVEGRFVRQTGGRGQYGHVIIDMTPNEPGGGITFENATVGVNIPREYIAPIEAGTREALKTGLLSGFAVVDVHVALKDGSYHDVDSSEAAFKVAASLAVKEALQKGKSVLLEPVMKVEAVVPEEYTGDVMGDLNSRRGQIDAMDPRAGGVTSIRAFLPLAEMFGYASDLRSMTQGRGTFTMEFARYERVPEKVSQAVAAERAKA; this is encoded by the coding sequence ATGGCTGACGAGAACCTATCGCGAACCCGCAACATCGGGATCATCGCACACATCGACGCCGGCAAGACCACGACGTCGGAGCGCATCCTGTACTACACCGGCCGGACCTACAAGATCGGCGAGGTGCACGACGGGACCGCGACGATGGACTGGATGGCCCAGGAGCGCGAGCGCGGCATCACGATCACCGCTGCGGCGACGACGGCCGAGTGGGAAGGGCACAAGATCAACCTGATCGACACGCCGGGCCACATCGACTTCACGGTCGAGGTCCAACGGAGCTTGCGCGTGCTCGACGGGGGCGTCGTCGTCTTCGATGCCGTCGCCGGTGTCGAGCCGCAGTCGGAGACGGTGTGGCGGCAGGCGGACAAGTACGAAGTTCCGCGCATCTGCTTCGTGAACAAGATGGACCGCACCGGCGCCGACATGGACCGGACGGTGCAGATGATCATCGACCGCCTCGGCGCCAAGCCGGTGCGGATCCAGATGCCGATCGGCATCGAGGCGGACTACATCGGCCTCATCGATCTGGTCGAGATGCGGCAGTGGGTCTGGACGGACGAGGATCTCGGCGCGAAGCCTGAGATCGGCGACGTCGAACCGCGGCTGCTCGCCGAGGCCGAGGCGCAGCGTGAGAAGCTCGTCGAGGGGGTCGCCGAGTTCGACGACGAGCTGATGATGATGTTCCTGGACGGGCAGCACCCCGACGCGCCGACGCTCAAGCGGGCGATCCGCCGTGCGACGCTGGCGAACGCGGTCGTGCCGGTCCTGTGCGGCACGGCGCTCCGGAACAAGGGCGTCCAGCCGTTGCTCGATGCCGTGATCGACTACCTGCCGAGTCCGGTCGACGTACCGCCTGTGACGGGCACCGAGCCGGGCGAGGGCGTCGAGCTCGTGCGCAATCCGGACAAGAACGAGCCGTTCTGCGCGCTCGTGTTCAAGATCGTCACGGATCCGTTCGTCGGCAAGCTGGCGTTCATCCGGGTGTACAGCGGTGCGGTGAACACGGGCGACAAGATCCTGAACGTTTCGCGCAACCGCACGGAGCGGCTCGGCCGGCTCGTGCTCATGCATGCGAACTCGCGCGAGGAGATCAAGGGCGTGACCGCCGGCGACATCGCCGCGATCATCGGTCCGAAGGATCTGACGACGGGCGACACGCTGTGCGACCCGGATAAGCCGATCATGCTCGAGCCGATCGAGTTCCCGGATCCGGTCATCCATGTGGCGATCGAGCCGAAGTCGAAGGCCGACAACGACAAGATGATCGAGGCGATGGCGCGTCTGGCCGAGGAAGATCCGACGTTCCAGATCCGCAACGACCAGGAGACCGGGCAGACGCTCATCTACGGGATGGGCGAGCTGCACCTGGAGGTCTTCGTCGACCGGATGCGCCGCGAGTTCCGCGTTCAGGCGAACGTTGGCCGACCGCAGGTGGCCTATCGGGAGACGATCACGCAGCCGGCGCTCAAGGTCGAGGGGCGGTTCGTCCGCCAGACCGGCGGTCGCGGGCAGTATGGCCACGTGATCATCGACATGACGCCGAACGAGCCGGGCGGCGGGATCACGTTCGAGAACGCGACCGTCGGGGTGAACATCCCGCGCGAGTACATCGCACCCATCGAGGCCGGGACGCGTGAGGCGCTGAAGACGGGCCTGTTGTCCGGCTTCGCCGTCGTGGACGTCCATGTCGCGCTGAAGGACGGTTCGTACCACGACGTCGACTCGAGCGAGGCGGCGTTCAAGGTCGCGGCGAGCCTCGCCGTGAAGGAAGCGCTGCAGAAGGGCAAGTCCGTGCTGCTCGAGCCGGTCATGAAGGTCGAGGCCGTCGTGCCGGAGGAGTACACCGGTGACGTCATGGGCGACCTCAACAGCCGCCGTGGGCAGATCGACGCGATGGACCCGCGCGCCGGCGGTGTGACGAGCATCCGCGCGTTCCTGCCGTTGGCCGAGATGTTCGGCTACGCATCGGACCTGCGGTCGATGACCCAGGGCCGGGGTACGTTCACGATGGAGTTTGCCCGCTACGAGCGGGTGCCGGAGAAGGTCAGTCAAGCCGTGGCCGCCGAGCGGGCCAAGGCCTAA
- the rpsL gene encoding 30S ribosomal protein S12 — protein MPTINQLVRKGRTKQVKKTKAPALRFAFNTFRRRLVDTGGAPQKRGVCTIVRTQTPKKPNSALRKVARVRLSNGMEVTAYIPGEGHNLQEHSTVLIRGGRVKDLPGVRYHIVRGALDANGVDKRRRGRSKYGAKRPKAKK, from the coding sequence GTGCCGACGATCAATCAGTTGGTCCGCAAGGGCCGCACGAAGCAAGTGAAGAAGACGAAGGCGCCCGCGCTGCGGTTTGCGTTCAACACCTTCCGGCGTCGCTTGGTCGACACCGGCGGTGCGCCGCAGAAGCGGGGCGTGTGCACGATCGTCCGCACGCAGACGCCCAAGAAGCCGAATTCCGCGCTCCGGAAGGTGGCGCGTGTGCGGCTTTCGAATGGGATGGAGGTCACGGCCTACATTCCGGGTGAAGGACACAATCTGCAGGAGCACTCGACCGTCCTGATTCGCGGCGGTCGCGTGAAGGATCTTCCCGGCGTGCGCTATCACATCGTCCGCGGCGCATTGGACGCCAACGGCGTCGACAAGCGGCGCCGCGGTCGGTCGAAGTACGGTGCCAAGCGGCCCAAGGCCAAGAAGTAG
- the rplC gene encoding 50S ribosomal protein L3, translated as MKGLLGYKRGMARIFAEKGLAVPVTVIEAGPCVVTQVKTHERDGYQAVQLGFGAVKPKRLTQAQRGHLEASGGQSLRHIKEFKLKGEPDVSLGDTLDVSVFAPGDRIQVTATSRGLGFAGTIKRHHFNRQRKTHGASDRERAPGSVGAGTTPGKTIKGIRMAGRMGGERVTVRNLEVVVADPARNLLAVRGAVPGFDGGLVVIRGLERHPKGGW; from the coding sequence ATGAAGGGACTACTGGGTTACAAGCGCGGCATGGCCCGCATCTTCGCCGAGAAGGGTCTCGCGGTGCCGGTGACGGTCATCGAGGCCGGCCCTTGCGTCGTGACGCAGGTCAAGACGCACGAGCGGGACGGCTACCAGGCCGTTCAGCTCGGGTTTGGCGCGGTCAAGCCGAAGCGGCTTACCCAAGCGCAGCGCGGACACCTTGAGGCCAGCGGCGGACAGTCGTTGCGGCACATCAAGGAGTTCAAGCTGAAGGGCGAGCCCGACGTCAGTCTCGGCGACACGCTGGACGTCTCGGTGTTTGCGCCGGGCGACCGCATCCAGGTGACGGCCACCAGCCGCGGCCTTGGGTTTGCGGGAACGATCAAGCGCCACCACTTCAACCGCCAGCGCAAGACGCACGGCGCCTCGGATCGCGAGCGCGCACCGGGCTCGGTCGGCGCCGGCACGACGCCGGGCAAGACGATCAAGGGCATTCGGATGGCCGGCCGGATGGGCGGCGAGCGCGTGACGGTGCGCAACCTCGAGGTCGTCGTCGCCGATCCGGCGCGCAACCTCTTGGCGGTGCGCGGCGCGGTGCCCGGCTTCGACGGCGGGCTCGTCGTCATTCGCGGCCTCGAGCGACATCCGAAGGGAGGCTGGTGA
- the rpsJ gene encoding 30S ribosomal protein S10, whose product MARQRIRIRLKAYDHRVIDQSARKIVEEAERTGAQCVGPVPLPTRIEKYTVMRSTFIDKDSRDQFEIRTHKRLIDIIEPSAKTLDSLTRLNLPAGVDIEIKSS is encoded by the coding sequence ATGGCTCGTCAGCGCATCCGGATCCGACTCAAGGCCTATGACCATCGGGTCATCGACCAAAGTGCGCGCAAGATCGTGGAAGAAGCCGAGCGCACCGGCGCGCAGTGCGTGGGTCCGGTCCCGCTGCCGACGCGCATCGAGAAGTACACCGTCATGCGATCCACGTTCATCGACAAGGACTCGCGTGACCAGTTCGAGATTCGGACGCACAAGCGCCTGATCGACATCATCGAGCCGAGCGCCAAGACGCTTGACTCGCTCACCCGCCTGAACTTGCCGGCGGGTGTCGACATCGAGATCAAGTCCAGCTAG
- the rpsG gene encoding 30S ribosomal protein S7 — translation MPRRTRPPKRETPPDARYDNRLVGAFINRLMVGGKKSTAERIMYDAFDTIEQRLKRPAVEVFEQAMRNVMPLVEVKPRRVGGSTYQVPVEVRPDRRVALGMRWIIGVSRKRSGKGMSSKLAGELMDAANGQGATVRKREETHRMADANKAFAHYRW, via the coding sequence ATGCCTCGACGAACACGACCGCCCAAGCGCGAAACCCCGCCCGATGCACGGTACGACAACCGTTTGGTCGGCGCGTTCATCAATCGGCTGATGGTCGGCGGCAAGAAGTCGACCGCCGAGCGGATCATGTACGACGCGTTCGACACGATTGAGCAGCGGTTGAAGCGCCCGGCCGTCGAGGTGTTCGAGCAGGCGATGCGCAACGTCATGCCGCTCGTCGAGGTGAAGCCGCGGCGCGTCGGTGGATCGACGTATCAGGTGCCGGTCGAGGTTCGGCCGGATCGCCGCGTTGCGCTTGGGATGCGCTGGATCATCGGCGTGTCGCGCAAGCGGAGCGGCAAGGGGATGAGCAGCAAGCTCGCCGGGGAGTTGATGGACGCGGCCAACGGGCAAGGGGCGACCGTGCGCAAGCGCGAGGAGACCCACCGCATGGCCGATGCGAACAAGGCATTTGCGCATTACCGTTGGTAG
- the rplV gene encoding 50S ribosomal protein L22, with protein MSLAIRAHVTRLPVSPRKARLVVDVVRGMPVETALAQLLYLPNKSSEYVAKLIKSAAANAEENFGLMRDELYVAEIFADEGPRKRAGRFGGRGRFKPLIHRSCHLGVALKERNPIDLSAPPSAAAE; from the coding sequence ATGAGCCTTGCCATTCGCGCCCACGTCACACGGCTGCCCGTCTCGCCCCGCAAGGCGCGGCTGGTGGTGGATGTCGTGCGCGGCATGCCGGTTGAGACCGCGTTGGCGCAGCTGCTCTACCTGCCGAACAAGTCGTCGGAGTACGTGGCGAAGCTCATCAAGAGCGCCGCGGCGAACGCCGAAGAGAACTTTGGGCTGATGCGCGACGAGTTGTACGTGGCCGAGATCTTCGCCGACGAGGGGCCGCGCAAGCGTGCCGGTCGATTCGGCGGCCGCGGCCGCTTCAAGCCGTTGATTCACCGCTCTTGCCATCTTGGCGTTGCGCTCAAGGAGCGCAACCCGATCGACCTCTCGGCGCCGCCTTCCGCGGCGGCCGAGTAG